GTATTAGGACCCTCAATTAGTGGCTTTATTATTTCAAAATTTGATATTAAATATTGCTTTTATATTGATTCCTTGACATTTCTATTATCTATGATAATGATCTTTTTGATAAAGTTGTATAAATATGAATTCAAAAAAGATGTGGAATTGTATCGAACAGAAAAGATTTCATTTATCGAAGGATTAAAGTATATAAATGGCAATCGTATAATTTTCAATACATTAGCAATAAATACGATAGTTGGATTAGCCGCTGGCATGTTGAATGGATTACTAATCATGTACGTTTATAAATTTTTAAAAACAGATTCGCAAGGATATGGGTCAATTCTTACTTTCAAAGGGTTAGCAATGATTCTGACTTCACTTGTTTTATATAAATATCTAAAAAATGTGTCGATGGATGCTATTTTTAAATTAGGATTAATAGGGTTAGGAATTTCTACTACTGTATTTCCACTAAATACGTTATTCATTTTAGCAATTTTGATACAATTTTTTAATGGAATGTTTAATGCATTATATTCCATTTCAAGGACTACGATCATACAAGAAAACTGTGATAAACAATACCTTGGGAGGACATTTAGCATGAATACAATGTTAACAAATATAACATCGATTATTTCATTAGCATTTGGGGGTATTTCAGCAGAATTTTTTGGCG
This portion of the Thermoanaerobacterium sp. RBIITD genome encodes:
- a CDS encoding MFS transporter — translated: MSRNIFLFISSQVISDIGDWIDRIAVLTLVYNINNSSVDMSFLSIMMLLPSLIFGVFAGKIVDIHNKKKILILGDFLRSILVFLIPFFKEYVFIIIFIVSTISIFYDTAKSSILPELVKKDRLRQVNSLSSSYSSLMMVLGPSISGFIISKFDIKYCFYIDSLTFLLSMIMIFLIKLYKYEFKKDVELYRTEKISFIEGLKYINGNRIIFNTLAINTIVGLAAGMLNGLLIMYVYKFLKTDSQGYGSILTFKGLAMILTSLVLYKYLKNVSMDAIFKLGLIGLGISTTVFPLNTLFILAILIQFFNGMFNALYSISRTTIIQENCDKQYLGRTFSMNTMLTNITSIISLAFGGISAEFFGVRAVLLIGGFIVLISGFVARNKIHLELTS